The sequence GTTTCCGGGGCAAAAAGTGGTAGAGATTTAGACCCCCCTACCCCAGAAACTGCAGATAATCTCAAAAGTTAAGTAATTCTTTAGTTTTCATGAGATTTTTTGCATCTATTTAAAGCCGTTAATCGGCATAGTTTTCAAATTTGAGTATTAACCCTTTTCTAGAAAAGAGGTGAGTATTTTAATTTATCTGTCAGTCAAGCGAATGAGCTGACAATTGGCTGTTATTCTGTCTAACAGAGTCTGGCAAAGATGTTTGTCTTCCACTACATATAACCATGTAGATATTTCTCGATTGGTAATAAAAATGATACTTCTTGTTTCATTAAGAAAGGTAACTGCTCGATAAAAAGCCTGCAACTCTGACCTGGTTGGTTCTAGATAAAATACATCATCAATAATAATCAAGTCGCATTCCCGCATATAGGAGAAGGTTGCGCCTGCTTTTGTGTTTATATCTTTGTTCTCTACAATATATATAAAAACATCAATGGATGCATAGTAAGTTTTATGTCCATTGTCGATCGCTGTTTCTCCAAGATGAACTGCAAGACTAGTTTTGCCTGTCCCGCATTTACCAAGTAGAATAACGTTTTGTTCTTCATTGAGCCACGTCAGATGGGATAATTGTTTAATTTGCCATTCCAAACCTTTGTTTAAATTCGATACATCAAATACTTTGTTGGGAAGTTTGCTTGCCCTTCTTAGCTTGATCTGTTTTTGTCTGGCTCGTATCTCTAGTTCTTTTTGTAATATCATTTGAAGATAATCTAGGTTGGACAGTTTCTCATCATTCAAATCAATATATCCCCTGGCAATATTCCATAGATTTAGCTTCTTAGCCAACTCGCGGATTTCAGTTATATCAGCCATCGATTTCCCTCCTTATCTCCTTGCTACGTGTCAGATGGTTGAAATACTGTTGATTTGGTAAGAACTTCTTTGCTATCTGCTCACCATGCTTATACATTATGTAAGCCAAAAGTTCATAGGCATTGCAGCGTTCAGTCTCAATACAGTATCTTATCCCATCAAGCATTTGCTCCATCGAATAAAACTTCGTCATGCGATTTAAGCGAATGCAATGGCTATTAAAATATTTTGTTTGTTCTTGTTCCATCCGCCGTATAAATTCCTGAGCGATTTCATGCTCTGCAAAATATTGTTTTATAAGAGCATGAGAAACCCTGTTTCTGTTGTTTTTTTCCTCAGCTTTGAATATCTGTCCAGTATCTTCTGTTACTGGATACTGTGAACTTGCAAATTAAACCAGCACCTCATTTTCACAATATATCAGCACATTTTCCGGTCCAATGTGCAACAATTGCAAATTAAATTAGATTTTGTTCCAAGGATTTTTCACATTTGCACGATGTTTTAGCAGCTGAAACAATTAGGAAAAAGAGCCAAAATAAATAGAAAAACCGGTTGGCAATCACCAACCAGTAGTTAGATACCGGCCTCTTCAGCCGCCAAATGAACCACACTGTCATCAATAAGCTCTTTTTGGACCTGGTAACCGGCCAATAGACAGTGAGTAGCCAGCTTGTTAATCAGCCTTGGCCATCCACCGGAAAGAGAACTGATCG comes from Desulfofalx alkaliphila DSM 12257 and encodes:
- a CDS encoding ATP-binding protein; this translates as MADITEIRELAKKLNLWNIARGYIDLNDEKLSNLDYLQMILQKELEIRARQKQIKLRRASKLPNKVFDVSNLNKGLEWQIKQLSHLTWLNEEQNVILLGKCGTGKTSLAVHLGETAIDNGHKTYYASIDVFIYIVENKDINTKAGATFSYMRECDLIIIDDVFYLEPTRSELQAFYRAVTFLNETRSIIFITNREISTWLYVVEDKHLCQTLLDRITANCQLIRLTDR